The genomic region TGTGCCGATGGTTGGCTACTGGGTCGTGGGGCCCGCCTATGTCGGCGATCTGCGCACGTTTTCGGGCGTCACCCTGTTCAATCTCGCGCTGGCGCTCCTGGCGCTGGTGCTGGTGGACCTGCTCATCCAGGGCGTCATCCGGTGTTATCCGGGCCTCGACCAGACCCGCTCCCGGGTGTCCCGCATGCTGATCATCACCACGTTCGTCACGACGCTATTCTGCATCGGGTGCGTGAGCCTGTACAGCACGTTTCACTGGTTCGGAGCAGTTTACACCGATGCGGCTCTGGCCAAAGTCCTGCTGCTGAATCTGGGAGCCAACTTTTTCTCGGTCGGAATCGATGAAACCTATTATTCACTGACGAAGTGGCGGGAGAACGCCATGGAGCGCGAACGGCTTCAGCAGGAAAATCTGCAAAGCCAGTACGAAAGTCTCAAAAACCAAGTCAATCCGCATTTTCTATTCAACAGCCTTAACTCGCTCTCGTCCCTGATTGCCGACGACCCCGAACAGGCGGAGATTTTTGTGGACGAGATGGCCAATGTGTACCGCTACCTCCTGCAGACCAACCGCCCGCCCGACGGCGGAGACGAAGGCAGCGAGGACTGCCAGCTGACCACGCTCCGGGCCGAACTCCACTTTATCGATTCGTATTTTCACTTGCTGAAAACCCGTTACCGGACCGGCATCAATCTGTTGACGGACATTCCGACCACGTCGCTGAACCACCGCCTCCCGCCCCTGACGCTGCAAATGCTGGTGGAGAACGCCGTGAAACACAACGTCATTCTGGCCAGCCGGCCGCTGATGATCAGCATCAGCGTCTCTCCGGTGGACGGGCGGCTCCGGGTCAAAAACAATCTTCAGCCCAAGACCGGCGCAGCCGACCGTCGACTGGAAGCCCCCGGCCAGGTCGGCCTGACCAACATTGCCGCCAAGTACCGGCTGCTCTCCCAAAAGGAACCGGTCATTTCGAAAGATGATGGCTTTTTCAGTGTAACTTTACCCCTTATCCCTCCCGTGAGATTATGAACGTACTGATTGTTGAAGACGAAGAACTGGCCGTCCGGAAGCTGCAGAAACTGGTGGCCGAAGTTGATAATTCCCTGGACGTGGTCGGCGTAACCGCCAGTATCGAAGATACCGTGGACTGGCTGGAGTCCAACCGGGCCTCCAACCGCCCCGCCCCGGACCTGATCTTTATGGACATTGAACTCGCCGACGGGCAGAGCTTCGAAATCTTCGAGCGCACCGAAGTCAACAGCGGCGTCATTTTTACGACTTCCTACGACGAGTACGCCCTCCAGGCTTTTAAGGTGAACAGCATCGATTACCTGCTGAAACCGATTCTGAAAGAAGATTTGCAGCGGAGTCTGAAGAAATTCCGGGACCTCCGGGGCACCAAACCGGCCGGAACGACCGCCCTGCCCAACCTCGACAAACTCCTGCAGGAACTGCAACGCCAGCAGGCACCGAAGGACTACCGCCAGCGGTTTCTGGTCCGTCAGGGGCAACGGCTGCTGTCAGTGGAAGTGGGTGAGATTGCCTATTTCTACACCGAAGACGGGTTCAGTTTTTTCAAAACCTGGCAGAATCAGAAGTTCCTGGTCGATTATACGCTCGACGAACTGGCCGACGCCCTCAATCCGACCAATTTCTTCCGCATCAACCGCGGCCTCATCCTGACCCACCGGGCCGTGGAGCAGATGCAGCCTTATTTCGGCAACCGCCTGTCGCTGACGCTGAAACCCGTTTTTGACAAGGAGGCGCTGGTCAGCCGGGAAAAAGTGAGTGATTTTAAAAAATGGATGGGACGCTGACCGTCCCATCCGTTAGCTGATGACTTCCTTGTACTGCATCCGGTACAGGTTGGCGTAGAAGCCTTCGTGCTGGAGCAGGCTCTCGTGGGTGCCCTGTTCCATGATGCGGCCCTTGTCCACAACGATGATGTTGCTGGCTTCGCGGATGGTGCTGAGACGGTGGGCGATGACAATGGCCGTGCGGCCCTTCATCAGTTTCCGGATGGCCTCCTGGATCATTTCCTCCGTTTCGGTATCGACCGACGAGGTGGCTTCGTCGAGCACGATGATGCGCGGGTTATGCACCATCGCCCGCACGAACGAAATCAGCTGCCGCTGCCCGACCGACAGCGTGGAGCCCCGTTCCTGCACATTGTACTCGTAGCCGCCCGGCAGCCGTTCGATGAAGTCGTGCACGCCGACCAGTTTGGCGGCTTCAACGATGGTTTCCCGGCTGATGCGCTTGTCGCCCAGCGTAATGTTGTTTTCGATGGTGTCCGAAAACAGAAAAACGTCCTGCAACACCACCCCAATGTTGCGGCGCAACGCGCCCAGCTCGAACTCGTGGACTTCGTGGCCGTCGATGAAAATCTGCCCCTTGTTGATTTCGTAAAAGCGGCTCAGCAGATTGATGATGGACGATTTGCCCGCGCCCGTCGCCCCGACAAATGCGACCGTTTCGCCTTCCTTCACCGAAAACGAAATGTCTTTCAGGACGTAATCTTCCTCGTTGTAGGCAAACCAGACGTTTCTGAACTCCACATCGCCTTTCAGCCGCTCCGGTACGTAGGTGCCCGTGTTGGGAATAAATTCGTCGCTGTCGAGCAGTTTAAGAATGCGGTCGGTGCTGACAATGCCCATCTGGAGGGTGTTGAAGCGGTCGGCGAGCATCCGGATCGGCCGGAAAAAGAGGTTGATGAACATGATGAAGGCCGTTACGGTCCCGAACGTCACTTCCTGGTTCAGAATTTCGCGGGCGCCGTACCAGACGACCAGGCCCGTGGCCGCCGCCGACAGAATATCGGCCACCGGGAAATAAACCGAGTAGTACAGAATGGACCGGATGTTGGCTTTCCGGTGCTGCTGGTTAATTTCGCGGAACTTGACCGACTCAATCTTCTCGCTGCCGAAAATCTGCACGATGTTCATGCCGGTGATGTGTTCCTGCACAAACGAGTTGAGGTTCGCCACGGCCACGCGCACCTCGTTGAACGAATCCTTGATTTTTTCCTTAAAAATATACGTGCTCAGCAGCATCAGCGGAATCATGGACAGGCTGATGGCCGAAAGCCGCCAGTCGGTATAAAACATCACGCCGATGATAAGAATCAGCTGCAGCAAATCCCCGGCGATGGCCGCCATGCCTTCCGTAAAGACGTCGGCCAGGGTTTCAATGTCCGAAATAGTGCGGGTGACCAGTCGCCCGATGGGGGTATTGTCGAAAAATTTGAGCCGGAGTTGTAGGACCTTGGCGTAGAGCTGAACCCGGATGTCGCGAATCACGTGCTGCCCCAGCCAGCCCGATAAATAAGTATTCAGGAACTGAACGACGGCCTGCACGACCAGCACCCCGACCATAGCCAGCATCATGAGGGTCAGGCCGTTATAGTCGCCGGAGGCAATTTTGTTGTCGATGGTGTAACGAATCAGCAGCGGCAGCAGCGGGGCCAGCGTGGCACTGACGAGGATGACCGCAACGAGGCTAACGAACTGAAAACGATAGGGTTTGAGAAACGAAAAAAGTCGCCGGAGGGTAATCCAGTCGAATATCTGCCCGCTTTTGGTTTCCTGATTCACGAAAAAAGTCAGTTGGAAGGTGTCTGTTCTAACACAAATTTTCAATTATGAGTTTAGAGTTATGAATTATGAGTTAATATTCTTTGCTAAACTTACTGTTGTACCAAGCGACGCATCCTGCTCCGCTTCGGTACAGGCAAACTTTTCACTCATAACTCTTAACTCATAACTTCCTTTTATGGAATGGATTATAAGCTTGTGTCTGGGAGTGGCCCTGAGTGCCTGTGCCGGTTTTCGGGTTTTTGTGCCGCTTCTGGTGGCTTGTCTGGCGCAGCGCATCGGCTGGATGGACACCTCGCCGGGTTTTGAATGGATGAGCACCTTTCCGGCCCTGATGCTTTTCGCCACCGCCACCATCCTCGAAATCGGTGCCTATTACATTCCCTGGTTGGACAACGCCCTCGACACCATCGCCACGCCGCTCGCCTTCGCCGCCGGAACGGTGCTGACGACCTCGGTGGTGGACGTGGACGTTCCAGCGCTCAAATGGGGCCTCGGCCTCATTGCGGGCGGCGGCGCGGCCGGACTCATCCAGGCGGGAACCAGCATGCTGCGGCTCGGCTCGTCCACCACGACGGGCGGACTGGGCAATCCGGTCGTGTCTACCACGGAAAACCTGCTTTCGTTCGGGCTGTCGTTCATGGCGATCCTGGTCCCTCTGCTGACGGCGGTGCTGGTGATCGCGCTGCTGGCGTTTGTCGGCTGGGTGATTGCGACGCGGGGGATGAAGTTTGTGCGAAAGATCAACGGTTCGCCGCGAACTCCCTCGGCTTCGTGACCCCGGCCCGTCCGGTAAACCGGCCTCATGGTTCGTGCGTGGGATCTGTTCCCACGGATAAATCCGTGGGCTAATTTATCGGACGGGCGGGTCGCCGCGGAGTTCTTTTTGGCTAAAATACGTATCTTGCTTCCGTAACCACTCAACGCGTGTTGTCCGGTAGTGGCCGTTAGGAACCTTTCAAAAAATGACCCGTACGTTTTCCCCCCTTGCGCTTGCGCTTCTGGCGACAATGGCTGTCGCCTGCACTTCGGAATCTAAAACCACCGAAAAAACCACTGGAGAGTCTCCCATTTCCGCCCCCGTGAAAGCGGCCGCGGCGGTCACGACGCCCCCCGGCCCGGCGGCAGACCCCACCAAAATCGACGCTTCACGGATTGCCGATGCCGCCACGATTCTGAGCCGGAAACAGGTGCCCATCCTGTGCTACCACCAGATTCGTCCGTGGCGGGCCAGCGATTCGAAGTCGGCCAAAGACTACATCATCCCGACCGATGCGTTCCAGCAGCAGCTGAAGATGCTGGCCGACAGCGGCTACCACTCCATCACGCCCGACCAGTTGTACGCCTATCTGGCAACCGGCGCGGCCCTGCCCGAAAAGCCGATCATGTTCACTTTTGACGACGGCACGCTGGAACACTACGAAATTGCCGCCAAAGAACTCGAAAAGCACGGCTTTCGCGGTACCTTTTTCATCATGACGGTCGCCATCGGACGCCGGGGCAAACAGCCGTATGTCGACAAAGCCCAGATCAAGGAGCTGGCCGACAAGGGACATACCATCGGCTGCCACACCTGGGACCACCACAACGTGAAAAAGTACGAGGCCAAAGACTGGGTGGAACAGATCGAAGAACCCACCAAAAAACTGGAAGAAATTACCGGCAAGCCGGTGCGGCATTTCGCCTACCCGTTTGGCCTCTGGAACCACGAAGCAACAGTCGAACTGAAAAAACGCGGCTACCTGACGGCCTATCAGCTTTCGGAGAAAAAACGGGATGAAGAAAACCCCATGCTCAGCGTCCGACGCCTCATCGCCAGCGGGTACTGGAGCCAGAAAACGCTGTATAATAATTTGAGGGGGAGTTTTAAGTAAGGTTTAGGGTTCTTAGTTTATAGTTTAGGGTTTATAGTTGCTCCGCCATTCCCAAGCCTTGCGAAGCAACTATAAACCATAAACCCTTAAACGATCTTATTTACCACCATCATCGGCACCAGGGCGCGTTCGGGCTGGGTGGTTAGCTCTTTTCGCAGGTCGTCGAGCGCGTTTTCCAGCAGGTAGGTTTCCAGCATTACCCGCAGGTCCTCTTCATCCGAAGGCAGGAACAGGCTGTCAGCGACCGTTTCGTAGTAAGCTTTCAGGAAAAAGCCCGTCATGTAATGCGTCCAGAGCCGGGCCATCGGCAGAATCTCGGGAATCCGTTCAGGCGTCGTCTGCACGGTCTGCGAAAAGGCGTCGTAGGCCACGTAATAGATGGACCGGATGATGCCCACCACATCCCGCAGCGGCGACCGCCGGATACGCCGCTCGCTGTAAGGCCGGGCCGGCTCGCCACCAAAATCCCGGATAATGACGTCCTTGCCCGTCTGCAGAAGCTGCCCCAGGTGATAATTGCCGTGAATGCGAATCTTGACCGCATCCAGCTTTTTGGCATAAATCCGCTTCAACGACTCCTGGATTTCGGCCTTTCGGGTCATCAGCAGCGCCAGGTCGGACCGCATGCTGTCGGTCACAGCACTTAAATCGCGCCGCTGAAACGCCTCCCGCACCAGCGACTGCATGCCCGCGTACAGCGAGCGCTGGTAATGCAGCGAAAACTCCTCCGGCCTGAAATCCCGGTTGTCCACCGCCGCCAGGGCCAGGTGCATTTCGCCCGTCCGGCGGCCGATCAGCTGCGCGTGTTCGGCCGCCGGTCCGCCCAGCAGGTCCTGCAGATCATCCGGCAGTTCGTCGTAGCCCACGGGCCGGGTCAGGGTGCCCCGCTTTTCGTAGGCCGGCAGCGGGTCCCGGGCCAGAATCCGCTCGATGTAGTTGTTGACCCGCTCATAAAGGTAGCCGTACGAATCGCCATGATTCTCGACGTATTCCTCCACCACACCCAACACCAGATTGTCCTTATCCAGCCGAAGCTCCACCGTTCCGACCAGCGTGGGCACCTGCTCGAAAGAACGCTCCCAGGTCAGCGCCCGCGAGATTTCGAGTTCCGGTTGCACGCCCCGTTCCACTTTACGGAACAGCTTCAGCACAAAGGCCGAATCGAGCGCCAGCGACGTGTACCCCGGTTCGGAAGTGTGAATCCGCGTTCGGACGGTCGGGTTTTCGGCCAGATACTGCGCCATCGTCTGACTGCCGGAGAAGAAAAGACTGCCGGTCCGGGTCGTGATCCGCTGGTTATTGACGAGCTGGTCGAACAGCGTCCGCTGGAAATCCGGCACGTACAGGCCATCGACCAGCAAACCGGTCTCTTCCCCCATCTGTAGCCGCGCGATCACGGCCTGCGGGCAGTTCTCGGTCAGTTGGTCGCCCTGCGATTCGCCCACAAAAACGACCGGCAGCTGGTACAGTTCGGGCAAACCGCGCTCGTACGCCACTTCGACCAGCAGTTGAAACGCCGGACGGTCGGCCAGCGCGATGGGCACCACCTCGGCAATCGTCATGTCGTTCACCGTTTTCTGGCCGCCCATAAACCACGGCATGCGGGCCAGGTAAGCCGGGAGAATCCGGGTTTCCAGCCCGGCCCGGAGGGTGCCCTCGGTCAGGTCTTCCCAGCGCGTGGCCTGCACAACGGGAACCTGCATCTGGGTATCGGCGTCCGAATGCGCTTTTTCGAGCACAAACCACTGGTAATCGTACGGCCCCAGCGTCATGACGTAAGGCTGCCCCTGCCGGATCAGCGGAAACCGGTTTTTGCTGAACGCTTCGACGGGGATGTAGCCTTTGAATTCTTCCAGATCAATTTCCGCCGCCTGCGAGTACTTGGACAGGTTGACGACAATCAGCAGCGTTTCGTCCCGGTAGCAGCGGGTGTAGGCCAGCACTTTCGGATTTTCAGCATTCAGGAAGCGCAGATCGCCGCGGCCGAACGCCTTATAGCGTTTCCGCATCGTGATCATCCGGCGCGTAAACCACCAGAGCGAAGAGGTGTTCTGCCGCTGCACTTCCACGTTGACCGACTCGTAATGATACTGCGGGTCCAGAATGACGGGCAGATACAGCTTCTGCGGGTTGGTGCCCGAAAACCCGGCGTTCCGGTCGGGGGACCACTGCATGGGCGTCCGGACGCCGTCGCGGTCGCCCAGGTACACGTTGTCTCCCATGCCGATTTCGTCGCCGTAGTACAGCACCGGCGTTCCGCGCAGCGAAAAGAGCAGGCTGTTGAGCAGTTCGATCTTCCGGCGGTCGTTGTCCATCA from Tellurirhabdus rosea harbors:
- a CDS encoding sensor histidine kinase, with the translated sequence MTTVSANIAPALPRLRRQARWQCLLVFPWFVPMVGYWVVGPAYVGDLRTFSGVTLFNLALALLALVLVDLLIQGVIRCYPGLDQTRSRVSRMLIITTFVTTLFCIGCVSLYSTFHWFGAVYTDAALAKVLLLNLGANFFSVGIDETYYSLTKWRENAMERERLQQENLQSQYESLKNQVNPHFLFNSLNSLSSLIADDPEQAEIFVDEMANVYRYLLQTNRPPDGGDEGSEDCQLTTLRAELHFIDSYFHLLKTRYRTGINLLTDIPTTSLNHRLPPLTLQMLVENAVKHNVILASRPLMISISVSPVDGRLRVKNNLQPKTGAADRRLEAPGQVGLTNIAAKYRLLSQKEPVISKDDGFFSVTLPLIPPVRL
- a CDS encoding LytR/AlgR family response regulator transcription factor, whose product is MNVLIVEDEELAVRKLQKLVAEVDNSLDVVGVTASIEDTVDWLESNRASNRPAPDLIFMDIELADGQSFEIFERTEVNSGVIFTTSYDEYALQAFKVNSIDYLLKPILKEDLQRSLKKFRDLRGTKPAGTTALPNLDKLLQELQRQQAPKDYRQRFLVRQGQRLLSVEVGEIAYFYTEDGFSFFKTWQNQKFLVDYTLDELADALNPTNFFRINRGLILTHRAVEQMQPYFGNRLSLTLKPVFDKEALVSREKVSDFKKWMGR
- a CDS encoding ABC transporter ATP-binding protein, whose protein sequence is MNQETKSGQIFDWITLRRLFSFLKPYRFQFVSLVAVILVSATLAPLLPLLIRYTIDNKIASGDYNGLTLMMLAMVGVLVVQAVVQFLNTYLSGWLGQHVIRDIRVQLYAKVLQLRLKFFDNTPIGRLVTRTISDIETLADVFTEGMAAIAGDLLQLILIIGVMFYTDWRLSAISLSMIPLMLLSTYIFKEKIKDSFNEVRVAVANLNSFVQEHITGMNIVQIFGSEKIESVKFREINQQHRKANIRSILYYSVYFPVADILSAAATGLVVWYGAREILNQEVTFGTVTAFIMFINLFFRPIRMLADRFNTLQMGIVSTDRILKLLDSDEFIPNTGTYVPERLKGDVEFRNVWFAYNEEDYVLKDISFSVKEGETVAFVGATGAGKSSIINLLSRFYEINKGQIFIDGHEVHEFELGALRRNIGVVLQDVFLFSDTIENNITLGDKRISRETIVEAAKLVGVHDFIERLPGGYEYNVQERGSTLSVGQRQLISFVRAMVHNPRIIVLDEATSSVDTETEEMIQEAIRKLMKGRTAIVIAHRLSTIREASNIIVVDKGRIMEQGTHESLLQHEGFYANLYRMQYKEVIS
- a CDS encoding DUF4126 domain-containing protein, which gives rise to MEWIISLCLGVALSACAGFRVFVPLLVACLAQRIGWMDTSPGFEWMSTFPALMLFATATILEIGAYYIPWLDNALDTIATPLAFAAGTVLTTSVVDVDVPALKWGLGLIAGGGAAGLIQAGTSMLRLGSSTTTGGLGNPVVSTTENLLSFGLSFMAILVPLLTAVLVIALLAFVGWVIATRGMKFVRKINGSPRTPSAS
- a CDS encoding polysaccharide deacetylase family protein; translated protein: MTRTFSPLALALLATMAVACTSESKTTEKTTGESPISAPVKAAAAVTTPPGPAADPTKIDASRIADAATILSRKQVPILCYHQIRPWRASDSKSAKDYIIPTDAFQQQLKMLADSGYHSITPDQLYAYLATGAALPEKPIMFTFDDGTLEHYEIAAKELEKHGFRGTFFIMTVAIGRRGKQPYVDKAQIKELADKGHTIGCHTWDHHNVKKYEAKDWVEQIEEPTKKLEEITGKPVRHFAYPFGLWNHEATVELKKRGYLTAYQLSEKKRDEENPMLSVRRLIASGYWSQKTLYNNLRGSFK
- the treS gene encoding maltose alpha-D-glucosyltransferase: MERANTELDDQLHWYKDAIIYELHIKAFRDSNGDGIGDFQGLLEKLDYLQELGVTAVWVLPFYPSPLKDDGYDIADYYSINPSYGTIEQFQEFLREAHNRNLKVITELVINHTSDQHPWFQRARRAPKGSPERDFYVWTDNPSQWKDVRIIFQDFEASNWTWDPVAEQYYWHRFFYHQPDLNYDNPLVQEEIFRIIDYWCAMGVDGFRLDAVPYLYEREGTNGENLPETHAYLKKLRAHVDEKFPGTVFLAEANMWPEDSASYFANGDECHMNYHFPVMPRMFMAVQMEDRYPITDIFDQTPDIPETCQWAIFLRNHDELTLEMVTDEERDYMYKMYARNPKARINLGIRHRLAPLMDNDRRKIELLNSLLFSLRGTPVLYYGDEIGMGDNVYLGDRDGVRTPMQWSPDRNAGFSGTNPQKLYLPVILDPQYHYESVNVEVQRQNTSSLWWFTRRMITMRKRYKAFGRGDLRFLNAENPKVLAYTRCYRDETLLIVVNLSKYSQAAEIDLEEFKGYIPVEAFSKNRFPLIRQGQPYVMTLGPYDYQWFVLEKAHSDADTQMQVPVVQATRWEDLTEGTLRAGLETRILPAYLARMPWFMGGQKTVNDMTIAEVVPIALADRPAFQLLVEVAYERGLPELYQLPVVFVGESQGDQLTENCPQAVIARLQMGEETGLLVDGLYVPDFQRTLFDQLVNNQRITTRTGSLFFSGSQTMAQYLAENPTVRTRIHTSEPGYTSLALDSAFVLKLFRKVERGVQPELEISRALTWERSFEQVPTLVGTVELRLDKDNLVLGVVEEYVENHGDSYGYLYERVNNYIERILARDPLPAYEKRGTLTRPVGYDELPDDLQDLLGGPAAEHAQLIGRRTGEMHLALAAVDNRDFRPEEFSLHYQRSLYAGMQSLVREAFQRRDLSAVTDSMRSDLALLMTRKAEIQESLKRIYAKKLDAVKIRIHGNYHLGQLLQTGKDVIIRDFGGEPARPYSERRIRRSPLRDVVGIIRSIYYVAYDAFSQTVQTTPERIPEILPMARLWTHYMTGFFLKAYYETVADSLFLPSDEEDLRVMLETYLLENALDDLRKELTTQPERALVPMMVVNKIV